A region of the bacterium HR34 genome:
CAAGGTAGAAGTTATAAAAGGTGGCAAAGGATACCTTTTAACTCTTTTTACATCCACCTTTGCTATTTTATAACTTTTATTTTCCGCGGAGTTTTTTATTCTTTCAGCCTCTTTTTGGTTTTTGACAAAAAACTTATCAATTTGCTCTCCTTTTATCTTAAAAAGAGTCGCAGTTATTATGTTTTTGTTTTCTTTTTCTGATTCAATAAGTTTTTGGAATTGCGCATCTATTGTCCAATATTCTTGTGGTTTAAAATCTTTTATTTCTTTTTCTCTTTCAACTATTAATCTTAAAGCAACTGATTGCACCCTTCCGGCAGATAACTTCCTTGCAACTTTTTCCCATAGAAAAGGTGACAACTTATAACCAACTATTCTATCTAAAACTCTTCTTGCTTTTTGCGCTTCCACAAGATTTAAAAGTATTTCTCTTGGGTTTTCAAGGGCTTGCAAAATTGCTTCTTTTGTTATTTCGTGGAAGGTTATTCTTTTGTAGTTTTTTAATTCCAAAACTTCTTTTAAGTGCCACGATATTGATTCTCCCTCTCTATCTTCATCAGTTGCCAGAATTACCTCATCTGCTTTTTGCATTTTCGTCTTCAATTCTTTTATAACTTTTCTTGCTTTTATTGGTATTACATATTTTGGTTCAAAATTATTTTCAACATCAATTCCAAATTTTGATTTTGGCAGATCTCTTATGTGGCCATAACAAGAAGCAACATCAAACTCCTTTTGATTCACAAATTTTTTTATTGTTCTTGCTTTTGTTGGCGACTCAACTATTATAAGTTTCATATTTTTGGATAGTATTTATCTCCAACCTGATCAATTAAATTTTTAGTTTCTAATTGGGTTATTAATTTTAAAATTTCAGGCACTGATAAATTTAACTTTTCAACAAGCTCGTCTATGTCGCAACCGTTCTCGATGAATTTTAACAAAGTTCTTTCTTTTTCTGAAAGGTTATCAATAATTTTATTATAACTGCTCTTTATTCCAAAACTATTCAAAATATCCTGCGCGCCGCTTGTTAAAATTGCGCCTTCTTTTATTAAATTATTAGTTCCTTTTGAGTTTACAGAAAACACGCTTCCCGGCACGGCAAATACTTTTCTTTTTATTTCTTTCGCAAAATTTGCTGTGATTATCGTTCCACTTTTTTCTCTTGCCTCTATTACCAAAACCCCATCAGATAAACCTGCTATTATTCTGTTTCTTTTTGGAAAAGTAAATTTTGTTGCTTTTGTGCCAGGTTCTAATTCAGATATTATTAAACCCTGCTTTTCAAGTATTTCTTTTGCCAATCTTATGTTTTCTCTTGGATATATTGATTCTTCGTCAACGCCAGATCCTAAAACAGCAATTGTTTTGCCATTGTTTTCTAT
Encoded here:
- the dprA gene encoding DNA processing protein DprA → MENIIKIEKQSEYYPKKLLDLKDPPKCLWTVGNLELLKQTQDFPTLAVVGTRRYSEYGKIVVRKIVQELSSYFIIVSGMALGIDALSHKICIENNGKTIAVLGSGVDEESIYPRENIRLAKEILEKQGLIISELEPGTKATKFTFPKRNRIIAGLSDGVLVIEAREKSGTIITANFAKEIKRKVFAVPGSVFSVNSKGTNNLIKEGAILTSGAQDILNSFGIKSSYNKIIDNLSEKERTLLKFIENGCDIDELVEKLNLSVPEILKLITQLETKNLIDQVGDKYYPKI